A segment of the Brevibacterium zhoupengii genome:
AAGTCGAAGCCCCATACGTGTGAGAGCAGCTGTTCTCGTGAGAGCACATTGCCGCGGTTCTGAAGCAGGATCTCTGCCAAGGACAGCTCCCGGGCGGAGAGGTCGATGATCTTGTCTGCCACCCAGACCTGGCGCTTGAGCAGGTCGATGCGCACGTCACCGCGGACGAGCTCTGTCTGCGGTGCTTCGGTGGCGGTCTCTTTGAGCCGCAGTCTGATGCGGGCCAGCAGCTCGCCGAATCTGAACGGTTTGATCATGTAGTCCGCCGCACCGGACTCAAGCGCGAAGATCGTGTCATCGGCGTTGTCGCGTGCGGTGAGAACGAGGACCGGAAGATCGGGTCTGTCTTTGCGCAGTTGGCTGAGCACGCTGAATCCGTCAAGACCCGGCAGCCCGATGTCGAGGACAAGCAGGTCGAAGTCTCCTGTCAGCGCCAGATCACGGCCGGTGATCCCATCGGCGGCGATCTCCGTGACGAAGCCTGCGGCCTTGAGCCCCTTGGCGATGAAGGCGGAGATCCGCTCCTCATCTTCGACAACGAGAATTCTGTTCACAGCGGTCCTTTCGGCAGGATCATTCGGAACTGGGCGCCCCTGGAGACGTGGTCGAGGACAACGGTGCCCCCGTGCGCCTCGGCGATGGCCTTGATGATGGACAGTCCGAGGCCGAAGCCGTGTCCTTCTGTCGACCCTCGGCTGAATCGTTCAAAGATGTCGGCTGCGATCTCGTCT
Coding sequences within it:
- a CDS encoding response regulator transcription factor — its product is MNRILVVEDEERISAFIAKGLKAAGFVTEIAADGITGRDLALTGDFDLLVLDIGLPGLDGFSVLSQLRKDRPDLPVLVLTARDNADDTIFALESGAADYMIKPFRFGELLARIRLRLKETATEAPQTELVRGDVRIDLLKRQVWVADKIIDLSARELSLAEILLQNRGNVLSREQLLSHVWGFDFDPGSNVVDVYVGYLRKKLGSDFVTTVRGFGYRVD